aattgtattcgaatataattatataataactattttaaatgttacaaaatccaaacatgtctattaatatgatttttaaattatttatctttgtttatagaattaatttatcagaattttaaaattatttatataatattataaattatttataaaaatataaatcctactatatattgattgagaagtcacataagtcattttttattacgtgttgatcataaatgaactcttcaaattgttataatttgattggccgatgatttttaattttatttattataattatatctaaaaggaaaggataattcaattaccactttccaaataatctacataatattagaaataattatttatggtaactaaatgttgaaactatgaaagagtaataatgcgatcaatttttatatatatatttataaattacataaaataataaacaaaaatgtttatttgaattgatataatgattttatatttgtatagaaagaattatatttgtatataaagtatcataataactattaatgtctaataattcaatgcatgctttataaatcatttataaaattataaatatatttataaaattatttatattggcTTATcagatgttttaaattattataagaggtTCTAAGCCATTTATAGAagcttatacattaatttataaaatgtattttgaaaatttacctcttattacaatattttgaatttttttcatttttaatggtaaaattccTCAACTATGTTAACTTAGTgtagaaacccctaaactaaagatttactggtagtaatggtaattatgatctaaagagtttaattcattaaataaagttagtttatgggcttttttttgttaaatacttagtttggaggtttttacccaaaacaaacttagttgaggggtttataCATTAAAATTCCTTATTCATTCcttattatctattatttaaattcttatagtgggatttgttttatcaaaaaccagTTGTAATCAACTGACgagatattttcttttctaatatcatgcatttaatatttaaatatatatatagcaagatttgagttaccaaaattatgtatatattataacctgaatatctttaaaaatttattagaaaatattctatctcatagctgaattaaattttattagagGATATTTTATCTCATAGCTTCTCTTGAAAGCTAGGTCATTTAGAAACTTAAACTAATTTGCTATATAAATATCACACCACCCCATTAGTTTCACGCatctatcttttaagttttcatttgtttttgatCGTTCTAATTTAAATTCTACTTTTGTGATCTTGCGCATGTGTATGATAATCAATAAGTAACTCATAGACGGGAACACCATTATTGGTAATTTTATGAGGAATTCGtcttctccgtttatttttgttatcttcCTCTCCATGTTGTATGTCATCAATATTTTTGCATCAGTAGTGATTCAACTAACAAAAAGAGACGACTCTGTTTATCCAGGAACTGATCATCCCTTTCGAAAaagataattctttttttttataaagttaaatcacttagcaagaatataatataagatgtgtatgctaatcaagtgtaatttatttattgtgtgTGATCCTCTTCAGGTACATCAGAGAGCCAAAGGTAATCTCaaagctttttaaaactttgaaactcATTGACGTTGacctatcaattatataatctGTTATCTTTTGGGGattatttacatctttaaatattttttgttagaaTTAATTCTTTTCTGACTCAAGGCTTAGAGAAGGAAACCGTAAATCATCTATGCTATTACAATGAAACCAATGATAATAAATCTTAGGTAATTCAAAtctttcttttatatttcatggcTGATTTTTTATTGGGGTTATGcgtgaaatatttgttttttttctcaattatatttttctgatgttttaaGATTAGTGTTAAATGTGATCGTTTGAAGCATAATACATTCTCATAACACACCTCCATGATAAACACTTCTATGTAAATTGTGTCAATTATATTAGTGATTTTGCATCTGAGTATTGTGATTGATGTTCCAAGAGAGAAAACGTATCATCTCAAACCGAGATTGTTGAGAAAGGTAATTGGTTTATAGATGCAATTGGATAATTGACATCTAAAGGATACATTTTATTAGATAGTACCAAGCAGTCCTTTTAAACCTTTTGAACTCTAACTTTTTGAACTAACAGAATAATCATGCTTAACCTATAAGCAGTTCAAAGAGTTATGTATCTAAAGGATACGCTTTATCAGATATAAATGATACGTTTTATTAGATAGTACCAAGCAGTCCTTTTAAACTCAAACAATGCCATGTTCTGAGTTGTACACATTGTATTGACTGTTTTTTTCCTTGCGGTGTGTATTCAAATAGCAGTAGTGAAGTACAGATATGAAGTAATATCAACCAAAATTAAGAAAAGTCTTTTAAAAGCAGAGATAATCACATGGGCCTCTCTTGAACATGGCAAACAACCAGCAGTTTTGTCAGACCCGAATTTCTTAAACAGGTTTtctactttttattttcttattatttagtTTCACCTGGTGAGAAGTTTGAATCACAGACTcttgacattttaaaatttatattatttgtttgtgtaaTGGTGCCGAGGTTTCAATGAGACCGGCTTATCATTATTACAAGAAAGTAAAGGACTATGACAAGCTTGAAGCTGAAGTGAAGAAGAATAGAaggatgataagcttgaagGAGACACTGCTTTGAACAAGTTCTTCCGTGAGATATATTTGAATTCTGATGAGGATATGAGGAGTGCTAGAGCAAATCATTTGTgagtatctatctatctatattccTATTTAGTCTTTCTTCTCTCATGGAGATTACAATGTTTTTGGCATTTTGATTgacttttttttagttttgcaCAATCAACAGGGGGAATCTATTGGGACAGTTCTTTCAATTGATTGGAAGATGTTGGTGCTAAGAAAATCGAGAGCACTCTTCATGATAATCTGGCGCTCAAGACATAGGAAATATGATCTTATATGATGTGTGGGTTTTATCTTAATATAGACAGAACTCGAAGCCTTGGTCTTAAGGTCTGGTTTCTCTACTTTATGGACTTAAGGTACTTTGTATTTTCTATAACTCATATTGTTTATACGAAACACTGAAATTTTTAATCTAAACGTTCTAATGTATTCTTTGTTCATATGAACAtagtataaatatcaatatgtaacatcgaatctttcatattaaccacatacatgtaacataagtattatatagttgtaaatatgtaattatcaatttaatattaatgttaatgCCCGCACATTCGTGCGGACGGTCCAcctagttttaatttaaaagcAATGCATCTTTTCACACATTTCTTTAATTTCTAAGTGAAATACCTTTTAGTATATCCTAAAATTTCTGGAGAAAGAGTGTTTCACAATAATATAAATGTGTGATCTCTTAAAACTCAATgtaattttaatatgaaaagacatattttgtaaaaaaaaatatctttatgaTCTTTTAAAACTAATGCAATGTTTGAGATGAAATTTGTATTTCCATGTTTATTGAGAttcttattattaataaaagatACATCTCTTAAAAACTGATGCAATGTTTAGGATAAAAAGTtgcatctttttaaatttttgagaTTTTACTATTAATAGAAAACACATcttaatcccctatatattaattgaggaacatttgaaaagatgtaacctcaattttgtaataattaaaaaagacaCATTACTTATGTGTCAATTAATTAGGTAGTTAATTAGTCATACATGTCAGCctcacattgaaattgaaaaacatgttggtCCAATTCAATTCTTATATCTCACTAGAAACATTTAATACCAACtatatgatattaactaaagcaaggtggctatttattatatattatttccttaaataaaacctacggaattacctaatatgattatgatatatatagtaattaatgattttaaataatgaagatttactaataatctgtatattttttatcatttttgtttaattatttactattaaaataaattacacaattacattaatcatatattaaaaatttagatttttttgtatatattgtatttttaatttttcaaaacgactaaaaattttgtgatcaatgtttaaatttttttctataataagataaaatgataataaaattatataaataaataattttattttaataggtgtttatgttactatatatgttaatatatatatatatatatatatatatatacttcatatcgtttaattttaagtatatatcatatacgatagataatattgattgttttgatttatttattctaaaatgattgcgaataaacaagagcagtcatttgatttatatgtgaaagccaatttattacataatagtaactgttttctttgttatttaatatataattattattttattatttcataatatgcagaaaaatataaaataattatttattctacACAAAAGGCGCATATCTTAaactaagtatgtatctctttaatagttttgaatcttaaacattttctaaatctaaggccaaaataaaagaaagaaatgagaataaactcaaaaatcaatttttatatcgagcaataaccaaaatgacacaaaatagagaaaaaaaatcgaagatagataggaatgacacgtgaacgtaaacttctcataaccataattaacttttaaatttttaaatcataatataaaaccgagctgacatagtttccttgtaaattttttctcttttacttgTATTATGTCACTGTAACCTTTTAGCTTATGGAGTTAATGATTGACATTATTGTGTAGGGATTAACCATTTTCACAATACACCTGATCGGGAATGGTTTGAGACTGATGCTGTCTTGCGTGTCAGCTTAGGGAACTTCGTTTTTTTTCTCGATTTTATAGGTTATGATGATTGGTGTGAAGACTCAGAAAGACCCTCGTGATGGCATACACCACGGTGGTTGGATGATGAAAGTCATCTGAAGAACTGATTTTGGGTCTTGCTTAGAGTTATATAATTTGGTTGTAAGGTCTTTCGAGTCCCTCCAAGCTTGAAGCCCCTTTAGTCTTTCCTCAAATGCAGCCATCACAGTTGGCCCGTGCTTGCTTCTTAGTTCCTGCAATCTACTTTCGTTTAAATCTTGGTAACCCATGCAAGCCGTGAAAACTAGCTGGCTGCTATCAAACGTTGAGCCAGTCATTGATTGAAGCAAAGTAATCGCATCTCCAGTGTAGGACCTGTGTTTACTGGGTTTGTTTAGTAAGTCCATAAGACTTAATCACATTATATATCAATATGGACACTGACTGAGGTTTAACCGAGTACCATAAAACTCCAAGTGCTGTTCTGAAAAGCATTACACGGTTTCCTTCAAACAGAAGCACATCCCACACTCTGAGAActgttatagcaaaaagaaacgttagaaaaaaataaagaactgATCAATAAAAAATCTGGCAAGATCAAGTTTGGAACCTGACCACTTTCCCATGGAAGCATATTGATGAAGTTGGAAAGAAACCATGGCGCTGTAACACAAGAGTTTATAAagaaatttattagtttttataagacaatttatagattatatataacggtttataaatcttttattaagaaatttataagattttataaaacaatttaaagattatatataGGGATTTATAAAACCATTTATTAGGTTcataaatctatttataattggttatcaaaacaatttataaggctttctaaatatcttttaaagtaTAATTCATTTATAAGACTTTATAAGATCAGTCTATAAGGATATGTATAACAAACTTGAACTTAGTTTTCTATAAGGCtatataaagattataaataatttataaatgtttatgaatcatttatgaagatttataaatcatttatagatgatttttaacttatttataagggtttataaatcatttataaaaatatatttataaactgaTTTATAATGGCTTATAAGTTGGTGTTTCTAAAACCTCTCAGAAAGACTATGCACACAAAAAAGCTTTGCAAAACATATACGTTTGTATCATCCCATGTGAGAAAAATTCTGTGAAAATCTCAATGCACGTTTCCATGTATTTAAACACAATCATCTGTACGACCATAAGATAAATTAACTATAACTTCGTTATCATTATTTTGTTCTAAAAAGATAACACATAAGCACTTTCTAGTTTCTTTGGCATTAGTGCAAGCCAATCTGAGCACAcgacaaaaatttataaaatttataaatcagtTTATGGACACTTACAAATCGATTTAAAACCATTATAAATCAATTCATAAACGCTTATAAATAAGTacatataacttttataaattagttCATAAGCCTTATAAACCGGTTCACAAACCCTAATAAACATTCATAAACCTTTATACTCATTTATGATTTATAAGcctttctaaatatttataactaatttataaacttttataaaattatttataaattattataactgAATTCTAAgctcttataaatgatttataaatatgtataaacccttatcaaataatttataaactctcataactaatttataaactctcataactaatttataaactcttataaattaattataaacatttatcaactcttataatattatttttaaacgcTTATAAAATTATCAATGAGCACttgtaaatgatttataagaCTTACTAGAtcattataaattttcttaaaggcttataaattatttataagactcattttaaatatttataattgatttataaatcattacaaaatgatgtataaacatttatagctgagtattaaaatattttaaatgatttaaaactcttataaataatttctaagtctgtataaataatttataagcatttataaatatttatagctaatttataaatctttataaaaaaagttataaacccTTACAAATTGATTTATGAATCCTGagaaatgatttataaacctttataaatcattttatggtttcttttgaatttaaattaccCAAATCCCTCACATATGTGCAATTCCCAGCTATTCTGTacttgaaaacaaaaaattctagTTCTACTTTCAAGTAAATGGATGCTCGTTATTATATCTCTGATAATCAAAATGATTTGTTCATaacctaaaaatatattagattacGCACCAAAAAACTATTTCATAAAGAAGCATATGAATACAATAACTACTAAATATTCCAAGGCCACATGTTCCAGTGCATAACCAAAAGTTCGGTTTCATCTGCAAGCTTAGTCGTTTTCTCCTACTCTTCCACTGCTGCTTTGGCAATGTTTATTTTATTCTCCGCCTCTACAACTTTACATGCACCGGTTATTGCTGCTTCGTCGATCATCTCTTGAGAAACCAAAGGGGGTTGATTAATGTATGAATGCCGGGGTTTTGTGTTTGTCTCCTTTGGTTTTGGGGTTGGGGCAGGTGTTGTTCTATTTGTTGTTTCTGATCCATCTGGTAGCTTGTAGAAGTTCAGTAACTGTTAAACAagatatattttagaagatGTAGACAAGGCATGAAAGAAACAAGAAGTCTTAAAAGAAACATGTgacagagaagaaagagaggagGCGTGCTTCAAAGACTTACAGGTTTTGAGTTGCTAACCTTTGGAAGTTTTCCCTGAGCTGCAAGCCTCCTCAGTCTTGAGCTAAGGACTCTTCTAAAAGTTGGCGGCACTTCATGACTTGGCTGCTCTTTCCACAAATAAACCACAAGCTCCGTTAGGAAAGGTTGTAGCAACCAACTTAAAAGTAGAATCAAGAGAACTATAACAATGTGAAAATAACATAACTAGCTCTCCCTTATATGTAGATGATTAAGTCTCTACCAAACTGTTTATCAGTTTATGAGGTTCTGACTTCTGATCAATGCAAAAAAGAAGCGCAAAGAGAAACTTGTCTCTACCTCGATGAAGCTGAAGATGGAACCGACATCAGATCCATTTGGATCCGCTAACTCAGAGATAGCTTCAAATATCATTGCATCATACCTGAAAATAGCAACTCATTCAGAAGATTAGCAATGCATGAATTAATCTATTTTAGGATTGATAGGGTATATCATCTGAGGACAAACCTGAGAGCGTTCTTGTTATCCACAACAAAGTTATCAATGCTAAAGTCAGAAGAAGCACTGTGTGGAAGGGAAGTAGctggcgaagaagaagaagagttagcATAAGGAGGTGGAGTAGCGGTAGCAGCAGTAGGTGAAACATAAGCCAAAGTAAAGAACATCTTGAAACTGCTTTGTAACCTGGAAGACCATTGACAAACAATTCAAATAACCTGATCTCACAGTAAGAACATCTTGAAACTGCTTTGTAGCTCCCATAAGTTTTGTTTTCAAGTCATcacaaaatgtttaaaatgtttataatgatttataagaatttataaaagGGTTTACAAAATCACTTACaggtgtttataaattttatatataatttataagggtttataaagggtttaaataagtttataaaaagtttatatAAGATTTGTAAGGGTTTATAAAAGGTATTAATGGGTTTTGAAGAGTTTATATagggtttataaaaaattataaaggtttataaaaccatataaatatttatataactatttctaatggtttataaaaccatttatgaaccattaataaattttataagagcTTATAAAGGTTCCCAATGTGCTTTGATAGTAGTCCCACAAGTATATCCATGTTTGTTATAAACTGCAATTGCGACCATGAACGTGAGATATGTACTGAAACTAAATTTTTCTTCACGTCAAGTTTGAAATTCCTAGCCAAATGCTCAAGTGAGAAGCATAGGGATGAACTTATAAGCACATCATGAACATATCTCAGTTGAAATTAGATTTCCAGAATACAATGTGCACAGAGGGAGTAACAAACCTCTTCGGCACGAATCAGGACATCACTGGCAGGCATCAACCCAGAAGAAGGCACACGAGGCTGCTGGATCATTGCTGCAACATATCGTTCCAAACATTTGAGAATCTCTTATTATCAAGAGTGAGCAATCCAGTCATCCAGAATACACTCGCATATACCTTTAGAATGTGGCATCATGAACCGTTTACCCTTTGTGCCCACTGAAAGTAACAGACATGCGTGACCTATGGCTGCTCCCATACACACTGTATGCACCTGCACAAGTAAGAACCATCAACCAGCTTACACAAAAACACTTCGGAGACAAAATAAACTGTTCAAGTCTGTTTACTTATATGCTTGCATTTCACGAGCAGTTTAAAGATTAAAGTTACCTCATTTTTAAGTTGCATCAAAGAGTCATAGATCGCAAAACCTTCTGATTCCATTCCAACCTGCTCAGTCAACCTCATTCACCAATATTACAAATACTGAGAAAAAAGATCTTAAATCATTCACAAAGAGTTCAAAAACTAACAGTCTCGCCATCGTCACGAGTAGTCCCAGTGGAGTTGATGTAAATGTATACAGGCTCCTTGGGATCCAGCCACTGAAGCTACATTAGCTCTGCCACAACCATCTCAGTAACCACCAGCACCAGCtgaataaaacacacaaaaatttcAATCAGCAC
The sequence above is drawn from the Brassica napus cultivar Da-Ae chromosome A8, Da-Ae, whole genome shotgun sequence genome and encodes:
- the LOC106418871 gene encoding telomere repeat-binding factor 4-like isoform X1 yields the protein MFFTLAYVSPTAATATPPPYANSSSSSPATSLPHSASSDFSIDNFVVDNKNALRYDAMIFEAISELADPNGSDVGSIFSFIEPSHEVPPTFRRVLSSRLRRLAAQGKLPKVSNSKPLLNFYKLPDGSETTNRTTPAPTPKPKETNTKPRHSYINQPPLVSQEMIDEAAITGACKVVEAENKINIAKAAVEE
- the LOC111199918 gene encoding ATP-dependent Clp protease proteolytic subunit-related protein 3, chloroplastic-like, whose protein sequence is MPRTPPPDLPSMLLDGRIVYIGMSLLQWLDPKEPVYIYINSTGTTRDDGETVGMESEGFAIYDSLMQLKNEVHTVCMGAAIGHACLLLSVGTKGKRFMMPHSKAMIQQPRVPSSGLMPASDVLIRAEEFIPMLLT
- the LOC106418871 gene encoding telomere repeat-binding factor 4-like isoform X2 codes for the protein MFFTLAYVSPTAATATPPPYANSSSSSPATSLPHSASSDFSIDNFVVDNKNALRYDAMIFEAISELADPNGSDVGSIFSFIEPSHEVPPTFRRVLSSRLRRLAAQGKLPKLLNFYKLPDGSETTNRTTPAPTPKPKETNTKPRHSYINQPPLVSQEMIDEAAITGACKVVEAENKINIAKAAVEE